In Pirellulales bacterium, a genomic segment contains:
- a CDS encoding lipopolysaccharide core heptose(II) kinase RfaY, with protein MADQASTPEIEVLKREQSGLYGVVWRGRQSKLDRDVAIKFIKPSMLGARDAIAHAKSLAKISHPNVVTVHYVTQLTDPDTGALADCVVMEWLDGDRLDVRLAGARFSFAEALKLCNELLNGLEAIHAQGVAHGDLHCGNVILSQNGTKIIDINYAESESLARLSTTS; from the coding sequence GTGGCTGACCAAGCATCTACGCCCGAAATTGAAGTTCTGAAGCGCGAACAGTCTGGTTTATACGGTGTGGTGTGGCGAGGAAGACAATCAAAACTCGATCGCGACGTCGCAATCAAGTTCATCAAGCCATCGATGCTTGGCGCGAGGGATGCGATCGCGCACGCCAAATCGCTCGCCAAAATCAGTCACCCGAATGTGGTCACAGTCCATTACGTCACGCAACTCACGGACCCCGACACTGGCGCACTGGCCGACTGCGTCGTTATGGAATGGCTCGACGGTGATCGCCTCGACGTTCGCTTAGCTGGTGCAAGATTTTCGTTTGCGGAAGCACTAAAGCTGTGCAATGAACTTCTCAACGGTTTAGAGGCAATCCATGCCCAAGGTGTTGCTCATGGCGATTTGCACTGCGGAAATGTCATCCTATCCCAAAACGGTACAAAGATTATTGACATTAACTACGCCGAGTCCGAATCGTTAGCGCGTCTGAGTACGACTTCCTGA